TCGGAATCGGGATCAGAAACCGGGGAGCCCACCGCCGAGGCCGCCGAGGCTGGCCAGCGGCCCGGCCGCCTTCGCCATCTCCTCGCGGGCCCTTTCGCCGGCCTGGTGCATCGCCTCTTTCACCGCCGCGAGCACCAGATCCTCCAGCATCTCCACGTCCTCCGGGTCCACCACTTCCGGGTCGATCCGGATCTCGAGGATTTCCTGGCGGCCGTTCACGACGGCCGTTACCTTTCCGCCGCCTGAGGAGGCCTCCAGCGTGATCTCCTCGAGACGCTTTTGGGCTTCCGCCATCTTAGCCTGCATCTCGCGGGCCTGCTTCATTAATCCGGCCAGTTCTTTCAAGGGATCGCTCCTCCAGGGGTTCGCGCGGCCTCGGGGCCGCCTATCCGACGATCTCGCCGTCCAGCATATCGAGGATCCGGCTCATCCGCGGGTCGTTCTTCAGCGAGGCTTTTCTTTCCCGCTCCCCGTCCGCCTCGTGGGAACCGAGCACGCCGCGCAGGCGGCGCGTGGCTTGAAAATAACGCTCGAACGCCTGCTCCAACGCGTCCCGGTTCTCGCCGCCGAAGGCCTGCTCCAGCTGGAAGCCTGCGCTCTTCGGAAAGGCGAGTTCCGCGTCCTTCTCCCCCACGCGCCCGACGCGGGTCCCCTGCAGGAGCGAGGCGAGGACGGCGTTCTCCTGCTGCAGCTCCCGGAGAAACTCGTCCCACTTGTCCCGGAAAAGGCGCGGCGCGTCGCCCGGCTCGCCCCTCGGCTCCGGCCCGGCCGGCTCGGGAACGGCATCGGAGGGGGTCCGTTTCCCGGGGGCGGATCCGCGGGGCTCCCGCGCCGGAGACCCATCGGAGCGCGGCGCGGCGACGCGACGCGGCGACGGCGATGCGGCCCTTCCCGAGGGCGCGGACGCCCTCCCTTCGAGGCTCTCCAGGATCCGGCCGAAGGGAACGGTGGAGTCCATCCGCACCAGACGGAGGAGGAGCATCTCGAGGGCGAGTCGCGGCTTGGGTGAGAAACGGAGATCCCGCCCTCCCTCGCCGAGGAGGGAGAGCATGCGGATCAGGTCGTCCGCCTCGAAACGCGCCGCCTCTTCCCCGTAGCGGGCGACGGTCTCCTCCGGCGCGTCGATCATCGACAGGGGATCGGCGCAAACCTTCGCGACTAAAAGATTGCGGAAGTGCTCCTCCAACGCGAAAAGAAAATCGACCGGGTCGCGGCCGCGCCGCACCAGGGCGTGGACCGCGTCGACCGCCCCTTTCGGGTCGCTCCTGTGCGCCGCCTCGGAGAGGTCGAAGAGAAGCTCCTCGTCCACCACGCCGAGCGCCTCCTCGGTCTCCTCGGCGCGGAGCGTCCCGCCGCCGTAGGCGCGGGCCTGTTCGAGGAGGGAGAGGGCGTCCCGCATGCTGCCGTCGGCGGCGCGCGCCACCAGATGCAGCGCCTTCTCGTCCG
Above is a genomic segment from Candidatus Eisenbacteria bacterium containing:
- the dnaX gene encoding DNA polymerase III subunit gamma/tau; the encoded protein is MNYLVLARKWRPRVFGDLVGQGHVARTLENAIRQERVAHAYLFAGPRGVGKTSAARILAAALNCEKGPTPEPCGECGSCAEVAAGRSMDVLEIDGASNRGIDEIRDLRENVRYMASAGKRKVYIIDEVHMLTTEAFNALLKTLEEPPPHVLFVFATTRATKVPATILSRTIRFDFRRIDTRDIVGRLQHIVESEGIESDEKALHLVARAADGSMRDALSLLEQARAYGGGTLRAEETEEALGVVDEELLFDLSEAAHRSDPKGAVDAVHALVRRGRDPVDFLFALEEHFRNLLVAKVCADPLSMIDAPEETVARYGEEAARFEADDLIRMLSLLGEGGRDLRFSPKPRLALEMLLLRLVRMDSTVPFGRILESLEGRASAPSGRAASPSPRRVAAPRSDGSPAREPRGSAPGKRTPSDAVPEPAGPEPRGEPGDAPRLFRDKWDEFLRELQQENAVLASLLQGTRVGRVGEKDAELAFPKSAGFQLEQAFGGENRDALEQAFERYFQATRRLRGVLGSHEADGERERKASLKNDPRMSRILDMLDGEIVG
- a CDS encoding YbaB/EbfC family nucleoid-associated protein, with amino-acid sequence MKELAGLMKQAREMQAKMAEAQKRLEEITLEASSGGGKVTAVVNGRQEILEIRIDPEVVDPEDVEMLEDLVLAAVKEAMHQAGERAREEMAKAAGPLASLGGLGGGLPGF